A region of Bacillus cabrialesii DNA encodes the following proteins:
- the ctsR gene encoding transcriptional regulator CtsR, which yields MGHNISDIIEQYLKRVLDQNGKEILEIKRSEIADKFQCVPSQINYVINTRFTSERGYIVESKRGGGGYIRIIKIKMNNEVVLINNIISQINTYLSQAASDDIILRLLEDKVISEREAKMMVSVMDRSVLHIDLPERDELRARMMKAMLTSLKLK from the coding sequence GTGGGACATAATATTTCTGACATCATTGAACAATATTTAAAACGAGTGTTAGATCAAAATGGCAAGGAAATTTTAGAGATTAAACGAAGTGAAATTGCAGATAAATTTCAATGCGTTCCTTCCCAAATAAATTATGTCATCAACACCAGATTTACAAGCGAAAGAGGATATATTGTTGAGAGCAAACGCGGGGGCGGCGGTTACATCAGAATCATTAAAATTAAAATGAACAATGAAGTCGTCCTGATCAATAATATTATTTCTCAAATTAATACCTATTTGTCTCAAGCAGCCTCTGATGACATTATTTTAAGGCTATTAGAAGACAAGGTGATTTCAGAAAGAGAAGCAAAAATGATGGTCAGCGTGATGGATCGTTCAGTTTTACACATTGACTTGCCTGAACGTGATGAATTAAGAGCGAGAATGATGAAGGCTATGCTGACTTCTTTAAAATTAAAATAA
- the mcsA gene encoding protein-arginine kinase activator protein McsA, translating into MICQECHERPATFHFTKVVNGEKIEVHICEQCAKENSDSYGISANQGFSIHNLLSGLLNMDSSFQKNAGTQMFSHSEQISACPKCGMTFQQFRKIGRFGCSECYKTFHSNITPILRKVHSGNTVHAGKIPKRIGGNLHVRRQIDMLKKELESLIHQEEFENAAHVRDQIRSLEQSLKSTDSEEEQG; encoded by the coding sequence TTGATTTGTCAAGAGTGTCACGAGAGACCAGCCACTTTTCACTTTACAAAGGTTGTTAACGGAGAAAAAATAGAAGTTCATATTTGTGAACAATGTGCCAAAGAAAATAGTGATTCATATGGTATAAGTGCAAATCAAGGTTTCTCTATTCATAATTTACTTTCGGGTTTGCTGAACATGGATTCTTCATTCCAAAAAAATGCTGGAACTCAAATGTTCAGTCATTCGGAGCAAATATCAGCTTGTCCAAAATGCGGAATGACTTTCCAGCAATTTAGAAAAATCGGCCGTTTTGGTTGTTCTGAATGTTATAAAACATTTCATAGCAACATTACACCTATTTTACGTAAAGTGCACAGCGGAAACACTGTGCATGCTGGGAAAATACCGAAACGTATAGGCGGCAATCTCCATGTTAGACGGCAGATTGACATGCTGAAGAAAGAATTAGAATCCTTAATCCATCAAGAAGAATTTGAAAACGCAGCTCATGTGAGAGATCAAATTCGTTCATTAGAACAATCACTCAAAAGTACAGATAGTGAGGAGGAACAGGGGTAA
- a CDS encoding protein arginine kinase: MSLKHFIQDALSSWMKQKGPESDIVLSSRIRLARNFEHIRFPTRYSNEEASSIIQQFEDQFSDQEIPGIGKFVLIRMNDAQPLEKRVLVEKHLISPNLTESPFGGCLLSENEEVSVMLNEEDHIRIQCLFPGFQLLEAMKAANQVDDWIEEKVDYAFHEQRGYLTSCPTNVGTGLRASVMMHLPALVLTRQINRIIPAINQLGLVVRGIYGEGSEAVGNIFQISNQITLGKSEQDIVDDLNSVAAQLIEQERSAREALYQTSKIELEDKVYRSYGVLSNCRMIESKETAKCLSDVRLGIDLGIIKGLSSNILNELMILTQPGFLQQYSGGALRPNERDIRRAALIRERLHLEMNGKRQEDESI; encoded by the coding sequence ATGTCGCTAAAGCATTTTATTCAGGACGCACTAAGCAGTTGGATGAAGCAGAAAGGACCTGAAAGTGACATTGTACTCAGCAGCCGCATACGTTTAGCAAGGAACTTTGAACATATACGGTTCCCTACGCGGTATTCCAATGAAGAAGCCTCATCCATCATACAGCAATTTGAAGATCAGTTTTCAGATCAAGAAATTCCCGGAATCGGCAAATTCGTTTTGATCAGGATGAATGATGCACAGCCTTTAGAAAAGCGTGTCCTTGTTGAAAAGCATCTAATCAGTCCGAATCTGACGGAGTCTCCTTTTGGCGGCTGTTTGCTTTCTGAAAACGAGGAAGTAAGCGTCATGCTAAATGAAGAAGATCATATTAGAATTCAATGTCTTTTTCCTGGGTTTCAGCTTTTAGAGGCTATGAAAGCTGCAAACCAAGTCGACGACTGGATTGAAGAAAAAGTTGATTATGCATTCCATGAGCAAAGAGGATACTTAACCAGCTGTCCTACAAATGTAGGTACGGGTTTAAGGGCTTCAGTCATGATGCATTTGCCGGCATTGGTTTTAACTAGGCAAATAAATCGAATTATACCGGCAATTAATCAATTAGGCTTAGTTGTTAGAGGAATTTATGGGGAAGGCAGCGAAGCAGTAGGGAATATCTTTCAAATTTCAAATCAGATCACGCTTGGCAAGTCAGAGCAGGATATTGTGGATGACCTTAACAGTGTTGCTGCCCAGCTGATTGAACAAGAACGGTCTGCCCGAGAAGCGCTTTATCAAACTTCTAAAATTGAACTTGAGGATAAGGTGTATCGGTCTTATGGGGTCTTGTCCAATTGCCGGATGATAGAATCGAAAGAAACTGCAAAGTGCCTTTCAGATGTCCGGTTGGGCATAGATCTAGGCATTATTAAAGGGCTCTCAAGCAACATACTTAACGAACTAATGATTTTGACACAGCCAGGATTTTTACAGCAGTATTCGGGAGGCGCTTTGCGTCCGAACGAAAGGGACATTCGAAGAGCGGCTCTCATCAGAGAACGGCTTCACTTAGAAATGAATGGGAAAAGACAGGAGGATGAATCGATATGA
- the clpC gene encoding ATP-dependent protease ATP-binding subunit ClpC, translating to MMFGRFTERAQKVLALAQEEALRLGHNNIGTEHILLGLVREGEGIAAKALQALGLGSDKIQKEVESLIGRGQEMSQTIHYTPRAKKVIELSMDEARKLGHSYVGTEHILLGLIREGEGVAARVLNNLGVSLNKARQQVLQLLGSNETGSSAAGTNSNANTPTLDSLARDLTAIAKEDSLDPVIGRSKEIQRVIEVLSRRTKNNPVLIGEPGVGKTAIAEGLAQQIINNEVPEILRDKRVMTLDMGTVVAGTKYRGEFEDRLKKVMDEIRQAGNIILFIDELHTLIGAGGAEGAIDASNILKPSLARGELQCIGATTLDEYRKYIEKDAALERRFQPIQVDQPSADESIQILKGLRDRYEAHHRVSITDDAIEAAVKLSDRYISDRFLPDKAIDLIDEAGSKVRLRSFTTPPNLKELEQKLDEVRKEKDAAVQSQEFEKAASLRDTEQRLREQVEDTKKSWKEKQGQENSEVTVDDIAMVVSSWTGVPVSKIAQTETDKLLNMESILHSRVIGQDEAVVAVAKAVRRARAGLKDPKRPIGSFIFLGPTGVGKTELARALAESIFGDEEAMIRIDMSEYMEKHSTSRLVGSPPGYVGYDEGGQLTEKVRRKPYSVVLLDEIEKAHPDVFNILLQVLEDGRLTDSKGRTVDFRNTILIMTSNVGASELKRNKYVGFNVQDETQNHKDMKDKVMGELKRAFRPEFINRIDEIIVFHSLEKKHLTEIVSLMSDQLTKRLKEQDLSIELTDAAKAKVAEEGVDLEYGARPLRRAIQKHVEDRLSEELLRGNIHKGQHIVLDVEDGKFVVKTTAKTN from the coding sequence ATGATGTTTGGAAGATTTACAGAACGAGCTCAAAAAGTACTGGCGCTTGCACAGGAAGAAGCACTCCGTTTAGGTCATAATAATATTGGCACTGAGCATATTTTATTAGGGCTGGTACGAGAAGGAGAAGGAATTGCTGCTAAAGCTCTTCAAGCGCTTGGACTTGGTTCAGATAAAATTCAAAAAGAAGTGGAAAGTTTAATCGGGCGCGGACAGGAAATGTCTCAAACGATTCATTATACTCCAAGAGCCAAAAAAGTCATTGAGCTATCAATGGATGAGGCAAGAAAACTCGGTCATTCTTATGTTGGAACGGAACATATTCTTCTTGGCCTGATTCGTGAAGGAGAAGGTGTTGCTGCAAGAGTTCTGAACAACCTCGGTGTCAGCTTAAATAAAGCAAGGCAGCAAGTGCTTCAGCTTCTTGGAAGCAATGAAACAGGATCATCAGCGGCAGGAACAAACAGCAATGCGAATACACCTACGCTTGACAGCTTGGCAAGAGACTTAACTGCTATTGCGAAGGAAGACAGTCTTGATCCTGTTATCGGCAGAAGCAAGGAAATCCAGCGTGTAATCGAAGTGTTGAGCCGCAGAACGAAAAACAACCCTGTTCTCATTGGAGAACCAGGTGTAGGTAAAACGGCAATCGCTGAAGGTTTGGCACAGCAAATTATCAATAACGAAGTTCCTGAAATCTTGCGCGATAAACGCGTGATGACATTAGACATGGGAACAGTAGTTGCCGGTACAAAATATCGCGGAGAATTTGAGGATCGCCTGAAGAAGGTCATGGATGAAATTCGCCAGGCAGGAAACATCATTCTATTCATCGATGAGCTCCATACATTAATCGGAGCGGGCGGAGCAGAAGGTGCCATTGATGCATCTAATATTCTAAAGCCTTCACTTGCTCGCGGTGAACTTCAATGTATTGGAGCGACGACTCTTGATGAGTACCGTAAATATATTGAAAAAGATGCAGCGTTGGAACGCCGTTTTCAGCCGATTCAGGTTGATCAGCCGTCTGCAGATGAAAGCATTCAAATTTTAAAAGGCTTGCGTGACCGATACGAGGCTCACCACCGCGTATCAATTACAGACGATGCCATTGAAGCTGCGGTTAAGCTTTCTGACAGATATATTTCTGACCGCTTCCTTCCGGATAAAGCCATTGACTTGATCGATGAAGCGGGTTCAAAGGTGAGACTGCGCTCCTTTACAACGCCTCCTAACTTAAAAGAGCTTGAACAGAAGCTTGATGAGGTTCGTAAAGAGAAGGATGCGGCAGTGCAAAGCCAAGAGTTTGAAAAAGCCGCTTCCTTGCGTGATACTGAGCAGCGCCTGCGCGAGCAAGTAGAGGATACAAAGAAATCTTGGAAAGAGAAGCAAGGGCAGGAGAATTCTGAGGTTACTGTTGATGATATTGCGATGGTTGTATCCAGCTGGACCGGGGTGCCTGTATCTAAAATCGCCCAAACTGAAACCGATAAGCTTCTCAATATGGAAAGCATTCTTCACTCCCGTGTCATCGGTCAGGATGAAGCGGTTGTAGCTGTTGCAAAAGCAGTCAGACGTGCGAGAGCAGGGTTAAAGGACCCTAAACGCCCAATCGGCTCATTCATTTTCTTAGGCCCTACAGGTGTAGGTAAAACAGAGCTTGCGCGAGCACTTGCTGAATCGATTTTCGGCGATGAAGAAGCCATGATCAGAATTGATATGTCTGAATACATGGAAAAACACTCAACTTCAAGACTTGTCGGTTCACCTCCGGGATACGTAGGATATGATGAAGGAGGCCAATTAACAGAGAAAGTCAGAAGAAAACCTTACTCTGTTGTTCTTCTTGATGAAATCGAGAAAGCACACCCTGATGTCTTCAATATCCTTCTGCAAGTTCTTGAAGACGGACGATTGACTGATTCTAAAGGACGCACAGTCGATTTCCGCAATACCATTCTGATCATGACATCAAACGTTGGAGCAAGTGAACTGAAACGCAATAAATATGTCGGATTTAACGTTCAGGATGAGACACAGAATCATAAAGACATGAAAGATAAAGTGATGGGTGAATTGAAACGAGCGTTTAGACCTGAGTTTATCAACCGGATTGATGAAATCATCGTCTTCCATTCACTTGAGAAGAAACACCTTACTGAAATCGTGTCATTAATGTCTGATCAATTAACGAAACGCCTGAAAGAACAAGATCTTTCTATCGAATTGACAGATGCTGCAAAAGCGAAAGTTGCGGAAGAGGGCGTTGACCTGGAATACGGTGCCCGTCCGTTAAGAAGAGCGATCCAAAAACATGTCGAGGATCGTTTATCAGAAGAACTCCTCAGAGGAAATATTCATAAAGGACAGCATATTGTTCTTGATGTAGAAGACGGCAAATTTGTCGTAAAAACGACTGCTAAAACGAATTAA
- the radA gene encoding DNA repair protein RadA, whose protein sequence is MAKTKSKFICQSCGYESPKWMGKCPGCGAWNTMVEEMIKKAPANRRAAFSHSVQTVQKPSPITSIETSEEPRVKTQLGEFNRVLGGGVVKGSLVLIGGDPGIGKSTLLLQVSAQLSDSSNSVLYISGEESVKQTKLRADRLGINNPSLHVLSETDMEYISSAIEEMNPAFVVVDSIQTVYQSDITSAPGSVSQVRECTAELMKIAKTKGIPIFIVGHVTKEGSIAGPRLLEHMVDTVLYFEGERHHTFRILRAVKNRFGSTNEMGIFEMREEGLTEVLNPSEIFLEERSAGSAGSSITASMEGTRPILVEIQALISPTSFGNPRRMATGIDHNRVSLLMAVLEKRVGLLLQNQDAYLKVAGGVKLDEPAIDLAIAISIASSFRDTPPNPADCFIGEVGLTGEVRRVSRIEQRVKEAAKLGFKRMIIPAANLDGWTKPKGIEVIGVANVAEALRTSLGG, encoded by the coding sequence ATGGCTAAAACAAAATCGAAATTTATCTGCCAATCCTGCGGTTACGAGTCTCCAAAATGGATGGGGAAATGTCCGGGCTGCGGTGCTTGGAATACAATGGTGGAAGAAATGATTAAAAAAGCGCCGGCCAATCGGAGAGCGGCTTTTTCTCATTCTGTTCAAACCGTACAGAAACCTTCACCGATTACATCAATCGAAACATCAGAAGAACCCCGGGTGAAAACCCAGCTCGGCGAATTTAACAGAGTGCTCGGCGGAGGCGTCGTCAAAGGCTCACTTGTTTTAATTGGCGGCGATCCCGGTATCGGAAAATCAACGTTATTACTGCAGGTTTCCGCTCAATTGTCAGATTCATCGAACAGTGTGCTGTACATTTCAGGAGAGGAATCAGTGAAACAAACGAAACTGAGAGCAGACCGTCTTGGCATTAATAATCCGTCACTGCATGTTTTATCTGAAACCGATATGGAGTATATTTCGTCTGCTATAGAAGAGATGAATCCAGCGTTTGTCGTTGTTGACTCTATTCAAACGGTTTACCAAAGCGATATCACATCGGCCCCGGGCAGTGTGTCACAGGTCAGAGAATGTACGGCTGAGCTGATGAAAATTGCAAAAACAAAAGGCATACCGATTTTTATCGTAGGGCACGTGACCAAAGAAGGGTCTATTGCAGGGCCGAGACTGTTGGAGCATATGGTTGATACTGTTTTATATTTTGAAGGAGAACGTCACCATACTTTCCGTATTTTGCGGGCTGTAAAAAACCGTTTTGGCTCCACAAATGAAATGGGCATTTTTGAAATGCGCGAAGAGGGGCTTACTGAGGTTTTGAATCCTTCAGAAATTTTCTTAGAAGAACGTTCGGCGGGATCCGCAGGCTCCAGCATAACTGCTTCTATGGAAGGTACAAGGCCGATTCTCGTTGAAATCCAGGCGCTCATCTCGCCAACAAGTTTTGGCAATCCGCGGCGTATGGCAACGGGAATAGACCATAACAGGGTTTCACTGTTAATGGCTGTGTTAGAAAAAAGAGTGGGGCTGCTGCTGCAAAATCAGGATGCTTATTTGAAAGTGGCCGGCGGCGTTAAACTTGATGAACCGGCAATTGATCTTGCCATTGCGATCAGTATCGCATCAAGCTTTAGAGATACACCTCCAAATCCTGCAGATTGTTTTATAGGAGAAGTGGGATTAACCGGAGAAGTCCGGCGGGTTTCAAGAATTGAACAGCGTGTGAAAGAAGCGGCTAAGCTTGGTTTTAAACGCATGATCATACCCGCGGCAAATCTGGATGGATGGACAAAACCAAAAGGGATCGAGGTTATCGGAGTAGCAAATGTTGCAGAGGCGCTTCGTACTTCATTAGGAGGATAA
- the disA gene encoding DNA integrity scanning diadenylate cyclase DisA, translating into MEKEKKGAKHELDLSSILQFVAPGTPLRAGIENVLRANTGGLIVVGYNDKVKEVVDGGFHINTSFSPAHLYELAKMDGAIILSDSGQKILYANTQLMPEATISSSETGMRHRTAERVAKQTGCLVIAISERRNVITLYQESMKYTLKDIGFILTKANQAIQTLEKYKTILDKTINALNALEFEELVTFSDVLSVMHRYEMVLRIKNEINMYIRELGTEGHLIKLQVIELITDMEEEAALFIKDYVKEKIKDPFVLLKELQDMSSYDLLDDSIVYKLLGYPASTNLDDYVLPRGYRLLNKIPRLPMPIVENVVEAFGVLPRIIEASAEELDEVEGIGEVRAQKIKKGLKRLQEKHYLDRQL; encoded by the coding sequence ATGGAAAAAGAGAAAAAAGGGGCGAAACACGAGTTAGACCTGTCATCTATATTACAGTTTGTTGCTCCGGGTACTCCGCTCAGAGCCGGAATTGAAAATGTTCTGAGAGCAAATACAGGCGGTCTGATTGTTGTTGGATATAACGATAAAGTAAAAGAAGTTGTGGATGGCGGCTTCCACATTAACACTTCTTTTTCTCCGGCGCATTTATATGAGCTGGCTAAAATGGACGGGGCGATTATTTTAAGTGATTCTGGTCAAAAGATCCTATACGCCAATACACAACTGATGCCTGAAGCCACAATTTCTTCATCAGAAACAGGAATGCGGCACCGCACCGCCGAAAGAGTAGCTAAGCAGACCGGCTGCCTCGTGATTGCCATTTCTGAAAGAAGGAATGTTATAACGTTATATCAGGAAAGCATGAAGTATACACTTAAAGACATAGGATTTATTTTAACAAAAGCGAACCAAGCCATTCAAACTCTTGAAAAATATAAAACGATTCTGGACAAAACTATTAATGCGTTAAACGCTTTAGAGTTTGAGGAACTTGTTACTTTCAGCGACGTTCTGTCCGTGATGCATCGTTACGAAATGGTATTGAGAATCAAAAATGAAATTAACATGTATATCAGGGAACTGGGAACAGAAGGTCATTTGATTAAGCTGCAGGTCATTGAACTGATTACAGATATGGAAGAAGAGGCCGCTTTATTTATTAAGGATTATGTTAAAGAAAAGATTAAAGATCCGTTTGTTCTCTTGAAAGAGCTGCAGGATATGTCCAGTTACGATTTGCTGGATGATTCCATTGTTTATAAGCTGCTCGGTTATCCGGCTTCTACAAATCTTGATGATTATGTATTGCCTAGAGGATATAGGCTGTTAAATAAGATACCGCGTCTTCCGATGCCGATTGTTGAAAATGTTGTAGAAGCATTTGGAGTCCTTCCGAGGATTATTGAGGCGAGTGCAGAAGAATTAGATGAGGTAGAGGGAATCGGTGAAGTACGAGCCCAAAAAATCAAAAAAGGATTAAAACGCCTGCAAGAGAAGCATTATTTAGACAGACAGCTGTGA
- a CDS encoding PIN/TRAM domain-containing protein has protein sequence MLKRIVQAFFIIFGGVVGIFLIPELFVLLSIQDIPLITNAYTSAAIGAIIFFLISIWGTEYVVNWMKWIEDSLLKAPVPDLLFGSLGLVFGLIIAYLIVNVIPLDNIPYRIFSTIIPVFLAFFLGYLGFQVGFKKKDELISLFSISARMQKKKGTADEEHEVQDKKLKILDTSVIIDGRIADICQTGFLEGVIVIPQFVLEELQHIADSSDVLKRNRGRRGLDILNRIQKELDIEVEIYEGDFEDIQEVDSKLVKLAKLTSGVVVTNDFNLNKVCELQKVAVLNINDLANAVKPVVLPGEEMNVQVIKDGKEHNQGVAYLDDGTMIVVEEGRNYIGKHIDVLVTSVLQTAAGRMIFAKPKLLEKAL, from the coding sequence ATGTTAAAACGAATAGTTCAGGCGTTCTTCATTATCTTTGGCGGCGTTGTTGGTATATTTTTAATACCTGAATTGTTTGTACTGTTAAGTATACAGGACATACCTTTAATAACAAACGCATATACGTCTGCGGCAATAGGAGCAATTATCTTTTTTCTCATCAGTATATGGGGTACAGAATACGTTGTGAACTGGATGAAGTGGATAGAGGATTCATTGTTAAAAGCGCCGGTTCCAGATTTGTTATTTGGAAGTCTTGGCTTGGTTTTTGGACTTATAATTGCTTATCTTATCGTAAATGTTATTCCTTTAGACAATATACCTTACCGCATATTCAGCACAATTATCCCTGTATTTCTGGCTTTCTTCCTCGGTTATCTCGGCTTCCAGGTGGGCTTTAAGAAAAAGGATGAATTGATCAGTCTGTTTTCTATCTCCGCCAGAATGCAAAAGAAAAAAGGAACAGCCGATGAAGAACATGAGGTTCAGGACAAGAAGCTGAAAATTTTGGACACAAGTGTTATTATTGATGGGAGAATAGCAGATATTTGTCAGACTGGTTTTTTAGAGGGAGTTATCGTGATTCCGCAGTTTGTCCTTGAGGAATTGCAGCATATTGCTGACTCTTCAGATGTGTTAAAACGGAACAGAGGACGCCGCGGTCTTGATATCCTGAACCGCATTCAAAAAGAATTAGACATTGAAGTTGAAATTTATGAAGGCGACTTTGAAGATATTCAGGAGGTTGACAGCAAGCTCGTCAAACTCGCCAAGCTGACTTCCGGGGTCGTCGTGACGAATGATTTTAATTTAAATAAAGTATGCGAGCTTCAGAAGGTAGCAGTATTAAACATTAATGACCTTGCCAATGCGGTCAAGCCTGTTGTGCTTCCTGGCGAGGAAATGAATGTTCAGGTCATTAAGGATGGGAAAGAGCATAATCAGGGAGTTGCCTACTTGGATGACGGTACGATGATTGTCGTTGAAGAAGGACGCAATTATATCGGCAAGCATATTGATGTACTCGTTACAAGTGTGCTGCAGACAGCAGCGGGACGAATGATTTTTGCTAAGCCCAAGCTGTTGGAGAAGGCGCTGTAA
- the ispD gene encoding 2-C-methyl-D-erythritol 4-phosphate cytidylyltransferase, which produces MSYDVVIPAAGQGKRMKAGRNKLFIELKGDPVIIHTLRVFDSHRPCEKIILVINEREREHFQQLLSDYPFQTAIELVVGGDERQHSVYKGLKAVKQEKIVLVHDGARPFIKHEQIDELIAEAEQTGAAILAVPVKDTIKRVHDLQVSETIERSSLWAVQTPQAFRLSLLMKAHAEAENKGFLGTDDASLVEQMEGGSVRVVEGSYTNIKLTTPDDLTSAEAIMESESGNKHV; this is translated from the coding sequence ATGAGTTATGATGTGGTTATTCCTGCAGCCGGACAGGGAAAACGGATGAAGGCAGGGAGAAATAAACTGTTCATTGAGCTGAAAGGAGATCCGGTGATCATTCACACGTTAAGAGTGTTTGACAGCCATCGGCCGTGCGAAAAAATCATTTTGGTGATTAACGAGCGGGAGCGGGAGCACTTTCAGCAATTGCTGTCCGATTATCCGTTTCAAACCGCTATTGAGCTTGTGGTTGGCGGAGATGAGCGCCAGCACAGTGTTTATAAGGGGCTGAAAGCTGTAAAACAAGAAAAGATAGTCCTTGTACACGACGGCGCCCGCCCTTTTATAAAACATGAACAAATTGACGAACTGATCGCTGAAGCGGAGCAGACAGGAGCGGCCATCCTTGCTGTCCCGGTAAAAGATACGATTAAACGCGTTCATGATTTACAAGTCAGTGAGACGATTGAACGTTCAAGCTTGTGGGCTGTCCAAACGCCACAAGCTTTTCGTCTTTCTTTATTGATGAAGGCTCACGCTGAAGCGGAAAACAAGGGATTTTTAGGGACTGATGACGCCAGCCTCGTTGAACAGATGGAAGGCGGTTCGGTCCGTGTTGTAGAAGGCAGCTATACAAATATTAAGCTGACGACGCCAGACGATTTGACGTCAGCTGAAGCTATCATGGAATCGGAAAGTGGGAATAAACATGTTTAG
- the ispF gene encoding 2-C-methyl-D-erythritol 2,4-cyclodiphosphate synthase yields MFRIGQGFDVHQLVEGRPLIIGGIEIPYEKGLLGHSDADVLLHTVADACLGAVGEGDIGKHFPDTDPEFKDADSFKLLQHVWGIVKQKGYVLGNIDCTIIAQKPKMLPYIEDMRKRIAEGLEADVSQVNVKATTTEKLGFTGRAEGIAAQATVLIQKG; encoded by the coding sequence ATGTTTAGAATTGGACAAGGATTTGATGTGCATCAATTAGTGGAGGGCCGTCCTCTGATTATCGGCGGAATTGAAATCCCGTATGAAAAAGGGCTGCTCGGCCATTCTGATGCAGACGTATTGCTGCATACCGTCGCTGACGCCTGCCTCGGAGCTGTTGGAGAAGGCGACATAGGCAAGCATTTTCCTGACACTGATCCTGAGTTCAAGGACGCTGACTCTTTCAAATTACTTCAGCATGTCTGGGGGATCGTGAAACAGAAGGGTTATGTCCTTGGAAACATTGACTGCACTATCATTGCACAAAAGCCGAAGATGCTGCCGTACATAGAAGATATGAGAAAAAGAATCGCTGAAGGCCTTGAGGCAGATGTTTCTCAAGTGAATGTAAAAGCAACCACGACAGAAAAGCTTGGATTTACAGGCCGAGCGGAAGGAATAGCAGCTCAGGCGACAGTACTGATACAAAAAGGCTAA